Proteins from a genomic interval of Zingiber officinale cultivar Zhangliang chromosome 1B, Zo_v1.1, whole genome shotgun sequence:
- the LOC121969675 gene encoding cold-regulated 413 plasma membrane protein 2-like — protein MGNTQGTERERQRVLMVKSAYLKMKTDYSASVGEDLIQSDLKELGVAARKLANHALMLGSGFGTGFLKFLAFFAAIYLLILDRTNWRTNMLTSLLIPYIFLSLPSVIFSFLRGEFGKWVAFIAVVLRLFFPRHFPDWLEMPGALILLVVVAPGFFANTIRGHVAGLFICLIIGCYLLQQHIRASGGFRNSFTKSHGISNSLGIILLFVYPVWALILQL, from the exons ATGGGGAATACCCAAGGGACCGAGAGAGAGAGGCAGAGAGTGTTAATGGTGAAGAGTGCTTACCTGAAAATGAAGACGGACTACTCCGCCAGCGTCGGAGAAGACCTGATCCAGTCGGATCTGAAGGAGCTCGGCGTCGCCGCCCGGAAGCTCGCCAACCATGCCCTAATGCTGGGTAGCGGCTTCGGCACCGGCTTCCTCAAGTTCCTCGCTTTCTTCGCCGCCAT ATATTTGTTGATACTGGATCGCACTAATTGGAGGACAAACATGTTGACTTCACTTTTAATTCCATATATCTTCTTGAGCCTTCCATCAGTTATATTTTCATTTCTGAG AGGGGAATTCGGGAAGTGGGTTGCATTTATTGCTGTAGTTTTGCGCCTTTTCTTTCCACGACACTTCCCTG ACTGGCTGGAGATGCCCGGCGCACTGATCCTTCTCGTGGTGGTTGCCCCTGGATTCTTTGCCAACACCATAAGAGGCCATGTCGCGGGCCTCTTCATATGCCTCATCATTGGTTGTTACCTGCTTCAGCAACACATCCGAGCATCGGGTGGCTTCAGGAACTCATTCACCAAGAGCCATGGCATCTCAAACAGCTTAGGCATCATTCTTCTCTTTGTCTACCCGGTGTGGGCCTTAATCCTTCAATTGTAG